The following DNA comes from Enterocloster bolteae.
CTTCTCCGAATCAGACAGGAGGCCCTCCGGCCTCCCCGCCAAATTAATCCATAAACTGATCCCCATAACCATAGTGCTCCACCACATAGTCGATATCCTTATCGCCTCTGCCGCTTAAGCACACCAAAATGGATCCCTGCCGCATCTCCTTTGCCCTGCGCATGGCATATGCCACCGCGTGGGAGCTTTCCACTGCCGGTATGATTCCCTCATATCTGGAAAGTTTGAAAAATGCCTCCATAGCCTCCTCGTCGCTTACCGTATCGTATTTAACCCGGCCCAGATCGTGAAGGAATGCATGCTCCGGCCCCACAGACGGATAATCCAGTCCGCTGGCAATGGAGTATACAGGAGCAGGCTCTCCCTTTTCATCCTTCAGCATAATGCTCTCAAATCCATGCATAATTCCCTTTTCACCGAATTTCATGGAAGCTGCATGATCTCCCAGCGTCTCGCCTCTTCCCAACGGCTCCACCCCTGTGATATCCACCGGGTCATCCAGGAAAGGTATGAACATACCGATGGAATTGCTGCCTCCGCCCACGCAGGCGCAGACCTCGTCCGGCATCATGCCTGTCATTTCAAGGAACTGTTCCCTTGCCTCATATCCCACAACAGACTGGAAATCCCTGACCATAAGCGGGAAGGGATGGGGGCCCAGGGCAGAT
Coding sequences within:
- the trpB gene encoding tryptophan synthase subunit beta; the encoded protein is MDYRTYLKNYPDKDGRFGAYGGAYLTEELIPAFEEIADAYQTICHSSQFINELRRIRKEFQGRPTPVYHCERLSGKIGNCQIYLKREDLNHTGAHKLNHCMGEGLLAKFMGKKRLIAETGAGQHGVALATAAAFFGLECEIHMGEVDIAKQAPNVTRMKILGAKVVPVTHGLKTLKEAVDSAFESYARNYKDSIYCIGSALGPHPFPLMVRDFQSVVGYEAREQFLEMTGMMPDEVCACVGGGSNSIGMFIPFLDDPVDITGVEPLGRGETLGDHAASMKFGEKGIMHGFESIMLKDEKGEPAPVYSIASGLDYPSVGPEHAFLHDLGRVKYDTVSDEEAMEAFFKLSRYEGIIPAVESSHAVAYAMRRAKEMRQGSILVCLSGRGDKDIDYVVEHYGYGDQFMD